AGGAAGCTGTTGGTCCCGAATGGACCAAACGTTTTGTTTACCCTGAGTTGTTGCCGGTGGAATTCATCGCGACGCGGGTTCCGGAAATGTATGCCACCTATGTGCAAATGATGCGAATGGTGCATTCCTTGATCTCACGCGCATTCTCCAACGAAGTCATTACGCCGGGAAAAACGACGAGCCAGGATGTCGTCTGGTGGCTGCGGCAAGAAGTGAACAGGATGGGACTCGATGTGTGGTTTCAACCGTCGGTTCGTGTGCAGCGCAAAGGAGCCACGGGGGTTCGAATTCTGGATGAAGCAAAAACAATTGTCATCGAATGTGGTGATGTGTTGCACACGGACTTCGGCATCAGCGCGATGGGTCTGAACACAGACACTCAACACATGGGTTACGTCTTAAAAGAGAATGAAAAGGATGCACCCGCAGGAATCCGGAAAGCTTTATCGAATTCCAACCGTCTTCAAGATCTTTTAATGGAACGGCTAAAGTCAGGTAAAACGGGAAACGAAATTCTACAGGAAACACTTGCTGCCATGAAGGCTGCTCGAATCAAAGGAACTGTTTACACACATCCCATCGGAGACCATGGTCATGGAGCGGGACCATTGATCGGACTCTGGGACCGCCAGGAAAGCATCCCGGGACGCGGCGACGTGCCTGTATGGAATCAAACGTGGTTTTCCATAGAGCTCGCAACAGAAACACCCGTTGCTGAATGGGACAATCAAGAGTTATGGGTAGGCCAGGAAGAGGAAGCCGTTGTGAAAGATGGAAAGGCACAATGGGTGCTTCCGCGGCAAACGCAATATCATCTCGTGCGCTAATCATGAAACTACCATCCGGACAAGAATTGCGGGTTGTGACCGCCGTTGTTGCTTTCAACGAAGAGAAGAAATTGAAAAGTGAATTTGAACGTTTTCATCCTGACCACACGGATGAAGTTTTGCTTGTAGATGATGGCTCAACGGATGGATCGGCTAAGGTAGGGCGCGCCGCAGCCGTCACGGTGATCAGTCATCCTGTCCGCAAAGGTGTGGGAGCCGCTGTTCGCACCGCCATCGCCTATGCGCTCGAGAAAAATTACGATGTGTTAACGA
This genomic window from bacterium contains:
- a CDS encoding aminopeptidase P family protein, whose product is MLKIMICILLLSTFAFSATIEPLPPLRRQAEIQQEWLKHRLDRVLPAVMRKHHVDMWLVICREYNEDPIFFSLVSPTVFAARRRTIYVFHDEGPDKGVARLALGGGSNGGLYQVYRDPNVENRELWGQGQWALLKKLLEEKKPQSIAINVSRTHAFSDGLSASEKESLEEAVGPEWTKRFVYPELLPVEFIATRVPEMYATYVQMMRMVHSLISRAFSNEVITPGKTTSQDVVWWLRQEVNRMGLDVWFQPSVRVQRKGATGVRILDEAKTIVIECGDVLHTDFGISAMGLNTDTQHMGYVLKENEKDAPAGIRKALSNSNRLQDLLMERLKSGKTGNEILQETLAAMKAARIKGTVYTHPIGDHGHGAGPLIGLWDRQESIPGRGDVPVWNQTWFSIELATETPVAEWDNQELWVGQEEEAVVKDGKAQWVLPRQTQYHLVR